Sequence from the Maribellus comscasis genome:
GGGTTTTATTGGCTCTGCTTTCTTTGGTTGGGAATTACATATGTCGACAATTTTTTTCAGGGGGTGGTGTTGAAAAAAATATAGATTTTGTGGAATTTACTTGCCTAAAAGTAATTTTTTTTCAGAAAATTGTATATAATTTTACTTTTAGGTAGCCTGGACTTGGGGGGAGTTGACAAAAGTCTAGTTTTAATGTGAAATTAGTATTAATTTTTTACAAATTGCTACAAAAAGGCGTTTGGAAATTTCATTTTAAAATATTTTTGTATTGGATTTTTAGAAAATATCTTAATTAATAAATAAATTATTACATCATGAAATCAAAATTGGAATACATTTGGCTTGATGGTTCTGTACCAACTCAACAGCTAAGAGCAAAAACCAGAATTGAAGAAAATTTTAGTGGTAAACTGGAAGATTGTCCGGTTTGGTCATTCGATGGTTCTTCAACCAATCAGGCAACTGGTGGGGCTTCTGATCTTTTGTTAAAGCCGGTTTTTATTTGTCCTGATCCGGATCGTAAAAACGCATATCTGGTAATGACTGAGGTACTGAATCCGGACGGAACGCCACATGAAACCAATGGACGTGCTCATATTGAAGAAGAAGATGAAGATTTCTGGTTCGGTTTTGAACAGGAATATTTCTTGTATGATCCACAAACCCGTCTTCCGTTAGGATTCCCGGCTGGAGGTTTCCCCGGACCACAAGGACCATATTATTGTGGTGTTGGAGGTTCAAAAGCTTTTGGTCGTCAAATTGTGGAAGAACACCTGGATCTATGTTTGGAAGCTGGATTGAATGTTGAAGGTATCAATGCTGAGGTAGCAGCAGGCCAGTGGGAATTCCAGATCTTTGCCAAAGGTGCACATAACGCAGGTGACCAAATCTGGATGGGGCGTTTCCTTTTGGAACGTACAGCTGAAAAATATGGTGTTGATGTTGAATGGCATCCAAAACCACTGGGTAAGGAACTCGACTGGAACGGGTCAGGTATGCACGCAAACTTCTCAAATGGATTGATGCGTACATGTGGCGATAAAGCTGTGTTTGAATCGATTTGTGAAGAATTTGGAAAACATATTATGGAACATATCGAGGTTTACGGAGCTTTTAACGATCAGCGTTTGACCGGTTTACACGAAACTCAATCAATCGACCAGTTCAGCTATGGTGTTTCCGACCGTGGTGCTTCAATCCGTATTCCTGTTGGAACAGTAGAAGATGGATGGAAAGGTCGTTTGGAAGACCGTCGTCCTGCTTCAAATGGCGATCCTTACAAAATTGCTGCAAGGATTATTAAAACGGTTAAAAGTGCAAGCTAGAATTTAACTGAATTTTTATATATATTCGGAAGCTGTTCGTCTATTGGCGGGCAGCTTTTTTTAGGCCTTAACCGTAAACTTTTCCGGCGAAATGTATAAAAAGAAAATAAAAATCAATCATCATTTATTCTATGACACTTCACACTCACCTTCGCTTGTTGATATTGTTGGAGAGGAAATGCTGGGGCACGTAACTGATTTTTGTTTTATTGCCAATCCGTATTATCCTACAACTTCACTACTTCGCAAGCTCAAAAAAAAGTTACCGGTAGTTATTAAATCATATCCGTCGAGTAATCCTATTCTTGCGCAGAAAGATTTGGCATCGGTACTTAATGTAAATCCTGAATATCTGGTTGTTGGAAACGGTGCGACTGAGTTGATAACACTCCTTCAGAAGCATATCATTGAAAGTATTGCCATACCAATTCCAACTTTTGGAGAATATATTGAAAAATTAAGAAGTTTGGATCAGGCAAAACTGTTTCAACTACCTGCTGAAAATGATTATCAGCTCGATTTGAAAGAGTACGCAGAATGGATCAACCTGAGAGAATTAACTTCTGCGTTAATTATCAATCCCGGAAACCCAACCGGGCAGTTTATTTCAGTGAAGGAAATGGTTGAATTTCTTGGGAAAATGAGACATCTGAAGCTCATTTTGATTGACGAATCGTTTATTGATTTTTCCGGAAAGGAAATTCCAAGCTTGATTCAATTTGTGGAGAGTTTTCCAAATCTGGTGATTGTTCGTAGTATGAGTAAACACTGTGGTATCCCCGGATTACGGTTGGGATATTGCTGTACTTCCAACAAAGATTTTTTAAAACAAATCAGAAATGCACTGCCGGTTTGGAACATCAATACCTTAGCAGAATATTTTCTGACTCAATTAAAAAGTACGGATCATGAATATCATATCGGCCGAAAGAAGGTGATTGATGACATGGGCGTTTTGTATGATAAACTTTCAGCAATAGGCGGCTTAAAAGTGTATCCTTCGGGGAGTAATTTTCTATTGATAAAAATATGCCATGGCCCAACGGCGACCGAAATTCAAAAGCAACTGCTTGAAGAATACGGTGTTTATGTGCGCGACTGCAGCAATAAAGTTGGTCTGGATAAATTTCATATTCGTGCTGCTTCTCAGGGAAGACAAAAAGACAAAATTTTGATTCGGGCGCTGAAAAAGGTGCTTGGCTCAAAAACTATTCAATAACCGCCGAATCACAAATATAGGTTGGGATAATTCCGGAACTCCCAATTCTTATTTTGGCCATGTCGGGTAGTGTATTTCCTGAAAGAACCAGCGCAGTGTCCAGTCCAAATTTGTTGCCGCCAATAATATCAGTAAACAACGTGTCACCAACCATTAAAATTTCGTTTCTTTTTACCTGAATATCCTGTAACGCACGTTCGTAGGCCAGCAGGAACATTTGTGCATCGGGTTTTCCAAAACGGATAAAATTTTTCCCGATGATATTTTCAACCATGTCTGCAAGTCCGCCAATGGCAACAGAAATGTCGTTTCTGCTTACAGGGTAGTTAATATCGGTGTTTGCAACAACAACCGTCATGTTTTTTTTCCGAAGCAGGTTAATCGTTTTGTTTAAATCATCATTCCAGCTAAACCCTTCATCGTCCAAAAAAGCAAAAGATTCAATATGATCCAGATTGTTTAAATCAATATCGGCAACCGGTATCGTATTCAATCCAACCGATTCAATGTAATGCGCTGAAGCACTTGTTCCTAGATAGGCAACTGAATTTCCATTGGTAACTTTTGTTTTAAAAAATTCCATGGCCAGCATTCCTGAAGAAAGAATTTTATCGGTAGTAATATACCGTATTCCTCTTGTTTGGTACCATTTTGCGAGCTCCTCTGGACTTCTCGACGAATCGTTGGTTAATACATAATAATGTATTCCCTTTCTCTCGAGGTATTCAAACGTTTTTTCTATATCAGGGATTAGACCTTTGTGATTCTTCAACACACCAAATGCATCAAAAAATACGGCTTTGTAGTTTTTAACTACACTTCTGAAACTTTTTGTTCGCATTTTATTTTTGATTAAATATTTAATTCTCTTAATATCTTTTCTACTCTGTAATTTGCATCCAGAGCAGGGAAATAAGTTTCATAAGCCTCTTTTATCAATTTGCTCGAATAGTATTGACGAAAAAAATACGGACCATCTTTTACAACATAGTTTAAAATAAAAAAACGGTAAGCTTCCTTTATAAAACGTACTTCCGGCTCGGTTAAAGGATAAATTCTGTGATATTCTTTCAGGAACATCATAAACCGGTCTTCCATCAAAGTATCTACAAGATAACTGAATACTGTGCGATCTCCTACATCGGAAACAACCCGGCTGAAAAAATAGAAATCCATTACCCGTGAGGACATCCGGAACCAGTCATAATCCCATCGCGATTGAAATTTTCCGTCTCCGGTAATCGAAAAATTTCCAATATTCCAGTCTACAAATACCGGTATGTTTTCAAATTCACTTGCATAATTTACCTTATCTGCATTCACAAGAAAATATTCACAGTGTTTTTGAATCGTGGTTTTGTGCGATTCATCCATTTCAATTTCATCTCTCTCAATCGATTTCTGAAGTTGATGGATATCGGTAATTACCGTTTTTGAAGGATTGGGGAGTTGGTTGCAAATATTTGTACAAGCTTTATGAAACCTTGCGAGTTCTCTTCCAAGTTTTTTAATGTGTTTTTCTTCCAGGCGGCGCGGGAGTTTGTTTCGAATTTTTATCGGATTATAAAAAATGACCCATGCGCTGTTTTCTACCTGATGAAAACGGTAAATAAAAAGTTCGTTCTTTTTTACCAATGATTGAGCGAGAAAATTCTGGTATGGCATTTCGAGGTTGTTTGCCAGGTTGTTGATGATAATATGATCTTCTCTGAAATCGTCAAATCTGCCATAATCAGAAAGTTTGGCAAAAACCGGTTCTCTTTCGTAAAACGAAACTTTATATACCTGGTTGGTAGATACGTGTGCACTTACATCGTAAATACCTTTTATTTCATGTCTGTCGTCAAATTCGCGCCAGGCATGTCTTATTATTAACAGCGGATCTATTTTTTGCATCTGTTCTTCAGATTCTTTATATCGGTTAAATTATTTCAAAATATCGCTTTAATTCCCAGTCGGAAACATTTTTTTCGAACTGCCGCCATTCCCATTCACGTGTTTTTGTGAAATGTTCCACGAAAGCCGCTCCGAACAGTTCTCTGGCGATGGTTGAATTTACCATCTTTTCTGTTGCGTCAGCCAGGTTTGTGGAAAGTGTTCCTTTTTCTGTTTCATTGTATGCATTCCCCTTTGTTTCCGGTTCTTTGAGTTTTAATTTGTTCTTAATGCCGTAAAGTCCGGAAGCCAGCGAGGCTGCCATAGCAAGATAAGCATTTGTGTCGGCACCAGGTACACGAAGTTCAATTCTTGACGATTTTTTGCTGCCCG
This genomic interval carries:
- a CDS encoding glutamine synthetase beta-grasp domain-containing protein, translating into MKSKLEYIWLDGSVPTQQLRAKTRIEENFSGKLEDCPVWSFDGSSTNQATGGASDLLLKPVFICPDPDRKNAYLVMTEVLNPDGTPHETNGRAHIEEEDEDFWFGFEQEYFLYDPQTRLPLGFPAGGFPGPQGPYYCGVGGSKAFGRQIVEEHLDLCLEAGLNVEGINAEVAAGQWEFQIFAKGAHNAGDQIWMGRFLLERTAEKYGVDVEWHPKPLGKELDWNGSGMHANFSNGLMRTCGDKAVFESICEEFGKHIMEHIEVYGAFNDQRLTGLHETQSIDQFSYGVSDRGASIRIPVGTVEDGWKGRLEDRRPASNGDPYKIAARIIKTVKSAS
- a CDS encoding HAD-IIA family hydrolase — encoded protein: MRTKSFRSVVKNYKAVFFDAFGVLKNHKGLIPDIEKTFEYLERKGIHYYVLTNDSSRSPEELAKWYQTRGIRYITTDKILSSGMLAMEFFKTKVTNGNSVAYLGTSASAHYIESVGLNTIPVADIDLNNLDHIESFAFLDDEGFSWNDDLNKTINLLRKKNMTVVVANTDINYPVSRNDISVAIGGLADMVENIIGKNFIRFGKPDAQMFLLAYERALQDIQVKRNEILMVGDTLFTDIIGGNKFGLDTALVLSGNTLPDMAKIRIGSSGIIPTYICDSAVIE
- a CDS encoding pyridoxal phosphate-dependent aminotransferase produces the protein MYKKKIKINHHLFYDTSHSPSLVDIVGEEMLGHVTDFCFIANPYYPTTSLLRKLKKKLPVVIKSYPSSNPILAQKDLASVLNVNPEYLVVGNGATELITLLQKHIIESIAIPIPTFGEYIEKLRSLDQAKLFQLPAENDYQLDLKEYAEWINLRELTSALIINPGNPTGQFISVKEMVEFLGKMRHLKLILIDESFIDFSGKEIPSLIQFVESFPNLVIVRSMSKHCGIPGLRLGYCCTSNKDFLKQIRNALPVWNINTLAEYFLTQLKSTDHEYHIGRKKVIDDMGVLYDKLSAIGGLKVYPSGSNFLLIKICHGPTATEIQKQLLEEYGVYVRDCSNKVGLDKFHIRAASQGRQKDKILIRALKKVLGSKTIQ